CAAGAGGAAAAAGAACAGCATAAATCAGCTGCTACATCTGTGGCGGCTAGGGACGGGCGTAAGAAGCACGAGAGGCTCAAGCAGGAGATGGAAGCACTGCGCAGGGATCTTCAAGAGGCAAAAAGCCAGATGGAGCAGCTCAAAGACAAGTGGATGAGGGCAGTAGCAGAGCTGGACAACTTCAAGAAACGCTCGGCTAGGGATCAGGAGGAGTTGCTGAGACATGCTCAGGAGAAGGTTTTTAGGGAATTCCTGCCCATATTGGATAACCTTCAGAGAGCCTTGCTGCACGCCAACAATACACAGAGCAAAGAAGGGCTC
The sequence above is drawn from the bacterium genome and encodes:
- the grpE gene encoding nucleotide exchange factor GrpE — translated: MDENKVQEAPEQEQEEKEQHKSAATSVAARDGRKKHERLKQEMEALRRDLQEAKSQMEQLKDKWMRAVAELDNFKKRSARDQEELLRHAQEKVFREFLPILDNLQRALLHANNTQSKEGLLEGIQMIERQFISALERLGVTPMEVLHQAFDPARHEALMQVESEEHEPNTVVQELEKGYLWKERLLRPAKVAVSKRKPV